Proteins from a genomic interval of Acomys russatus chromosome 19, mAcoRus1.1, whole genome shotgun sequence:
- the Cic gene encoding protein capicua homolog isoform X2, whose translation MYSAHRPLIPASGAASRGLGMFVWTNVEPRSVAVFPWHSLVPFLAPSQPDPSVQPSEAQQPASHPVASTQSKEPAESAAVAHEQPSGGTGGADPGRPPGATCPESPGPGPPLTLGGVEPGKSLPPTTEEEAPGPPGEPRLDSETESDHDDAFLSIMSPEIQLPLPPGKRRTQSLSALPKERDSSSEKDGRSPNKREKDHIRRPMNAFMIFSKRHRALVHQRHPNQDNRTVSKILGEWWYALGPKEKQKYHDLAFQVKEAHFKAHPDWKWCNKDRKKSSSEAKPASLGLAGAHKETRERSMSETGTAAAPGVSSELLSVAAQTLLSSDTKAPGSGPCGADRLHTVGGPGSARPRAFSHSGVHSLDGGEVDSQALQELTQMVSGPTSYSGPKPSSQYGAPGSFAAPGEGGTLATSGRPPLLPSRASRSQRAASEDMTSDEERMVICEEEGDDDVIADDSFGTTDIDLKCKERVTDSESGDSSGEDPEGNKGFGRKVFSPVIRSSFTHCRPTLDPEPPGPPDPPAAFSKGYGPTPSSSSAPASTSVSVSTSFSLGSGTFKTQESGQGSTAVPLRPPPPGAGGPTTPSKAARFLPTDPATFRRKRPESVGSLEGPGPSVIAAPPGAGGNILQTLVLPPSKEEREGRVPSAPAPSLAYGAPAAPLSRPAATMVTNVVRPVSSTPVPIASKPFPTSGRAEASSNDSGGARTEMGSGSRVPGGSPLGVSLVYSDKKSAAAASPAPHLVAGPLLGTVGKAPATVTNLLVGTPGYGAPASPAVQFIAQGAPGSAAPAGSGASAGSGPNGPVPLGILQSGALGKAGGITQVQYILPTLPQQLQVAPSPAQAPGTKAATPSGPAPTTSIRFTLPPGTSTNGKVLAATAPTAGIPILQSVPSAPPPKAQSLSPVQATPSGGSAQLLPGKVLVPLAAPSMSVRGGGAGQPLPLVSSPFSVPVQNGAQQPSKIIQLTPVPVSTPSGLVPPLSPATMPGPTSQPQKVLLPSSTRITYVQSAGGHTLPLGTSPACSQAGTVTSYGPTSSVALGFTPLGPSGPAFVQPLLSAGQAPLLAPGQVGVSPVPSPQLPPACTAPGGPVITAFYPGSPAPTSAPLGPPSQVPPSLVYTVATSTTPPAATILPKGPPASATATPAPTSPFPSATAGSMTYSLVAPKAQRPSPKAPQKVKAAIASIPVGSFESGSTGRPGPTSRQSLDSGASREPAASESELEGQPTPPALPPPPENWPPTARSSPPPPLPAEDRPGTKGPETASKFPSSSSDWRVPGLGLESRGEPPAPPSPAPAPATGPGGSSSGNSEGSSGRAAGDTPERKEVTSSGKKMKVRPPPLKKTFDSVDNRVLSEVDFEERFAELPEFRPEEVLPSPTLQSLATSPRAILGSYRKKRKNSTDLDSAPEDPTSPKRKMRRRSSCSSEPNTPKSAKCEGDIFTFDRTGTETEDVLGELEYEKVPYSSLRRTLDQRRALVMQLFQDHGFFPSAQATAAFQARYADIFPSKVCLQLKIREVRQKIMQAATPTEQPPGAEAPLPGPPPTGMAATPVPTPSPAGGPDPTSPGSDSGTAQAALPLPPPPEPGPGQPGWEEAPQPSPPPSGPSTAATGR comes from the exons ATGTACTCGGCCCACAGGCCCCTGATACCCGCGTCTGGCGCGGCCTCTCGTGGCCTCGGCATGTTCG TGTGGACAAATGTGGAACCCCGTTCTGTGGCTGTGTTCCCCTGGCACTCCTTAGTGCCCTTCCTGGCACCCAGCCAGCCAGACCCCTCTGTGCAGCCCAGTGAGGCCCAGCAACCTGCCAGCCACCCTGTGGCCTCCACCCAGAGCAAAG AACCTGCTGAATCAGCTGCTGTTGCTCATGAACAGCCATCAGGAGGGACAGGGGGTGCTGACCCTGGGCGGCCCCCCGGAGCTACATGCCCTGAGAGCCCAGGGCCTGGACCTCCACTCACATTGGGTGGTGTGGAGCCTGGTAAAAGTCTGCCTCCCACCACGGAGGAGGAGGCTCCTGGCCCTCCTGGAGAGCCCCGGTTGGACAGCGAGACAGAGAGTGACCATGATGACGC CTTCCTCTCCATCATGTCTcctgagatccagctgcctctgccacctggaaAGCGCCGCACCCAGTCCCTGAGTGCCCTGCCCAAGGAACGAGATTCCTCTTCTGAGAAGGACGGACGAAGTCCTAACAAG CGGGAGAAGGACCACATCCGCCGGCCCATGAACGCTTTCATGATCTTCAGCAAGCGGCACCGGGCCCTGGTCCACCAGCGGCACCCCAACCAGGACAACCGAACTGTCAGCAAGATCTTGGGAGAGTGGTGGTATGCCCTGGGGCCCAAGGAGAAGCAGAAATACCACGATCTGGCCTTCCAG GTGAAGGAGGCCCACTTCAAGGCCCACCCAGACTGGAAGTGGTGCAACAAGGACCGGAAGAAGTCCAGCTCAGAGGCCAAGCCCGCGAGCCTGGGCCTGGCCGGAGCGCACAAGGAGACGCGGGAGCGAAGCATGTCGGAGACGGGAACTGCTGCTGCCCCTGGGG TGTCTTCTGAGCTCCTGTCCGTTGCAGCCCAGACACTCCTGAGCTCGGACACCAAGGCTCCAGGGAGTGGCCCCTGTGGAGCAGACCGGCTACACACGGTTGGGGGCCCTGGTTCAGCCAGACCCAGAGCCTTCTCCCACAGTGGGGTGCACAGTCTTGATGGTGGGGAAGTAGACAGCCAGGCACTGCAAGAGCTGACCCAG ATGGTTTCTGGCCCCACATCATACTCCGGCCCAAAGCCTTCCTCCCAGTATGGCGCTCCAGGATCTTTTGCAGCTCCTGGTGAAGGAGGTACCTTGGCTACTAGTGGGCGGCCCCCACTGTTGCCCTCCCGAGCCTCTCGTTCCCAGCGTGCAGCCAGTGAGGACATGACCAGTGATGAAGAACGCATGGTCATCTGCGAGGAGGAAGGGGATGATGATGTCATCG CTGATGACAGCTTTGGCACCACTGACATTGATCTTAAGTGCAAGGAACGGGTGACTGACAGTGAGAGTGGAGACAGCTCTGGGGAGGACCCAGAGGGCAACAAG GGCTTTGGCCGTAAGGTGTTCTCACCTGTCATCCGGTCCTCCTTTACCCATTGCCGTCCAACCCTGGATCCTGAGCCTCCAGGGCCTCCGGATCCACCTGCAGCCTTCAGCAAAGGCTATGGTCccaccccatcctcctcctctgcaccCGCTTCCACCTCCGTCTCAGTCTCCACCTCCTTTTCACTGGGCTCTGGAACCTTTAAGACCCAGGAGTCTGGTCAGGGCAGCACAGCGGTCCCACTACGGCCCCCACCTCCTGGAGCTGGGGGCCCAACAACACCTTCCAAGGCCGCTCGGTTTCTTCCTACGGATCCTGCCACCTTCAGGCGCAAGAGACCTGAAAGTGTTGGTAGCCTGGAGGGACCAGGCCCCTCAGTCATTGCAGCACCTCCCGGTGCAGGAGGAAACATTCTGCAGACACTGGTCCTGCCTCCAAGCAAGGAGGAACGGGAGGGCAGAGtgccctcagccccagccccttcACTGGCCTATGGGGCTCCAGCAGCCCCTCTGTCCCGCCCTGCTGCCACCATGGTCACCAACGTGGTGCGGCCTGTGAGCAGCACTCCTGTGCCCATTGCCTCTAAGCCCTTTCCCACCTCTGGCCGGGCTGAGGCATCTTCAAATGACTCAGGAGGTGCCAGGACTGAAATGGGCAGTGGGTCTCGGGTGCCTGGGGGCTCCCCGTTGGGTGTCAGTTTAGTGTATTCAGATAAGAAGTCAGCGGCAGCCGCCTCACCAGCTCCGCACTTGGTAGCTGGACCCCTGTTGGGCACTGTGGGGAAGGCACCTGCTACTGTCACCAACTTGCTGGTGGGCACCCCAGGATATGGGGCTCCTGCATCCCCTGCTGTTCAGTTTATTGCCCAGGGAGCCCCAGGAAGTGCGGCCCCTGCAGGCTCAGGAGCAAGTGCTGGGAGTGGCCCCAATGGGCCAGTACCCCTGGGCATTCTGCAGTCAGGTGCCCTAGGTAAGGCTGGGGGAATTACCCAGGTGCAGTACATCCTGCCCACACTGCCCCAGCAGCTGCAAGTGGCACCTTCCCCAGCACAAGCCCCTGGGACCAAGGCAGCAACTCCCAGTGGCCCTGCACCCACCACCAGCATCCGTTTCACCCTCCCTCCGGGTACCTCGACCAACGGCAAGGTCCTGGCTGCCACTGCGCCCACTGCTGGCATCCCTATCCTGCAGTCCGtaccctcagccccaccccctaaAG CCCAGTCACTTTCTCCTGTCCAGGCCACACCTTCAGGTGGCTcagcccagctgctgcctggGAAGGTGCTAGTCCCCTTGGCTGCCCCTAGCATGTCAGTTCGAGGTGGAGGGGCTGGCCAGCCACTGCCCCTGGTTAGCTCGCCTTTCTCAGTACCTGTCCAAAATGGTGCCCAGCAACCTAGCAAG ATTATCCAGCTGACTCCTGTGCCTGTGAGCACACCTAGTGGCCTGGTGCCACCCCTGAGCCCAGCCACAATGCCGGGACCCACATCACAGCCTCAGAAGGTCCTGTTGCCCTCTTCCACAAG AATCACCTATGTGCAGTCAGCAGGTGGGCACACCCTTCCTCTGGGCACCAGCCCTGCATGTAGCCAGGCTGGAACTGTGACCTCATATGGGCCCACCAGCTCTGTAGCTCTGGGCTTCACCCCATTGGGGCCCAGTGGTCCTGCCTTTGTACAGCCGCTGCTCTCAG CAGGCCAAGCTCCGTTGCTGGCTCCTGGCCAGGTGGGCGTGTCACCTGTGCCTAGcccccagctgcctcctgcctgtaCAGCCCCTGGAGGTCCTGTCATAACGGCATTTTACCCTGGCAGCCCTGCACCCACCTCAGCACCCCTAGGCCCACCTTCCCAAGTCCCGCCAAGCCTGGTCTATACTGTGGCCACCAGCACCACCCCACCTGCTGCTACCATTCTGCCCAAGGGCCCACCAGCTTCTGCCACTGCCACCCCAGCCCCAACTAGTCCTTTCCCTAGTGCTACAG cagGCTCCATGACCTACAGCTTAGTGGCTCCCAAGGCCCAGCGGCCCAGCCCAAAGGCCCCCCAGAAAGTAAAGGCAGCCATTGCAAGCATTCCTGTGGGGTCTTTTGAGTCGGGTAGCACTGGGCGGCCTGGACCTACATCCCGACAGTCTCTGGACTCTGGAGCATCCCGAGAGCCAGCTGCTTCAGAATCAGAGCTTGAGGGGCAGCCCACCCCCccagccctgcctcctcctccagagaACTGGCCTCCCACTGCCCGGAgcagccccccacctcccctgcctgCTGAAGATCGACCTGGCACCAAAGGCCCTGAGACT GCCAGCAAATTCCCCAGCTCATCTTCGGACTGGCGAGTTCCTGGGTTGGGCCTAGAGAGTCGTGGGGAGCCTCCCGCTCCTCCcagcccagctccagctccagccacAGGCCCTGGTGGAAGCAGCAGTGGCAACAGCGAGGGCAGTAGTGGGAGGGCAGCTGGGGACACACCTGAGCGCAAGGAAGTGACTAGTTCTGGCAAGAAGATGAAGGTGCGGCCCCCGCCCCTGAAGAAGACCTTTGACTCTGTGGACAA CAGGGTCCTGTCAGAAGTGGACTTTGAAGAGCGGTTTGCTGAGCTCCCCGAGTTCCGACCAGAGGAGGTGCTGCCCTCACCCACCCTGCAGTCCCTGGCCACCTCACCTCGGGCCATCCTTGGTTCCTACcgcaagaagaggaagaattcCACTG ACCTGGACTCAGCGCCTGAGGACCCCACCTCGCCCAAGCGCAAGATGAGGAGACGTTCCAGCTGCAGCTCAGAGCCCAACACCCCCAAGAGTGCCAAGTGCGAGGGGGACATCTTTACCTTTGACCGCACAG GTACTGAGACGGAGGACGTGCTCGGGGAGCTGGAGTACGAGAAGGTGCCCTATTCGTCACTGCGGCGCACGCTGGACCAACGCCGGGCCCTGGTCATGCAGCTCTTTCAGGACCATGGCTTCTTCCCATCAG CCCAGGCCACAGCAGCCTTTCAGGCCCGCTATGCAGACATCTTCCCATCCAAGGTGTGTCTGCAACTGAAGATCCGAGAGGTCCGCCAGAAGATCATGCAGGCAGCCACTCCCACAGAGCAGCCCCCTGGGGCCGAGGCCCCCCTCCCTGGACCACCCCCTACTGGCATGGCTGCtacccctgtccccacccccagccctgctgGGGGCCCTGACCCCACCTCTCCAGGCTCGGACTCTGGCACTGCCCAAGCTGCCCTGCCACTGCCTCCACCCCCAGAGCCTGGGCCTGGACAGCCTGGCTGGGAGGAGGCTCCCCaaccctcacctcctccctctggCCCCTCCACAGCTGCCACAGGCAGGTGA
- the Cic gene encoding protein capicua homolog isoform X4 gives MYSAHRPLIPASGAASRGLGMFVWTNVEPRSVAVFPWHSLVPFLAPSQPDPSVQPSEAQQPASHPVASTQSKEPAESAAVAHEQPSGGTGGADPGRPPGATCPESPGPGPPLTLGGVEPGKSLPPTTEEEAPGPPGEPRLDSETESDHDDAFLSIMSPEIQLPLPPGKRRTQSLSALPKERDSSSEKDGRSPNKREKDHIRRPMNAFMIFSKRHRALVHQRHPNQDNRTVSKILGEWWYALGPKEKQKYHDLAFQVKEAHFKAHPDWKWCNKDRKKSSSEAKPASLGLAGAHKETRERSMSETGTAAAPGVSSELLSVAAQTLLSSDTKAPGSGPCGADRLHTVGGPGSARPRAFSHSGVHSLDGGEVDSQALQELTQMVSGPTSYSGPKPSSQYGAPGSFAAPGEGGTLATSGRPPLLPSRASRSQRAASEDMTSDEERMVICEEEGDDDVIADDSFGTTDIDLKCKERVTDSESGDSSGEDPEGNKGFGRKVFSPVIRSSFTHCRPTLDPEPPGPPDPPAAFSKGYGPTPSSSSAPASTSVSVSTSFSLGSGTFKTQESGQGSTAVPLRPPPPGAGGPTTPSKAARFLPTDPATFRRKRPESVGSLEGPGPSVIAAPPGAGGNILQTLVLPPSKEEREGRVPSAPAPSLAYGAPAAPLSRPAATMVTNVVRPVSSTPVPIASKPFPTSGRAEASSNDSGGARTEMGSGSRVPGGSPLGVSLVYSDKKSAAAASPAPHLVAGPLLGTVGKAPATVTNLLVGTPGYGAPASPAVQFIAQGAPGSAAPAGSGASAGSGPNGPVPLGILQSGALGKAGGITQVQYILPTLPQQLQVAPSPAQAPGTKAATPSGPAPTTSIRFTLPPGTSTNGKVLAATAPTAGIPILQSVPSAPPPKAQSLSPVQATPSGGSAQLLPGKVLVPLAAPSMSVRGGGAGQPLPLVSSPFSVPVQNGAQQPSKIIQLTPVPVSTPSGLVPPLSPATMPGPTSQPQKVLLPSSTRITYVQSAGGHTLPLGTSPACSQAGTVTSYGPTSSVALGFTPLGPSGPAFVQPLLSAGQAPLLAPGQVGVSPVPSPQLPPACTAPGGPVITAFYPGSPAPTSAPLGPPSQVPPSLVYTVATSTTPPAATILPKGPPASATATPAPTSPFPSATGSMTYSLVAPKAQRPSPKAPQKVKAAIASIPVGSFESGSTGRPGPTSRQSLDSGASREPAASESELEGQPTPPALPPPPENWPPTARSSPPPPLPAEDRPGTKGPETASKFPSSSSDWRVPGLGLESRGEPPAPPSPAPAPATGPGGSSSGNSEGSSGRAAGDTPERKEVTSSGKKMKVRPPPLKKTFDSVDKVLSEVDFEERFAELPEFRPEEVLPSPTLQSLATSPRAILGSYRKKRKNSTDLDSAPEDPTSPKRKMRRRSSCSSEPNTPKSAKCEGDIFTFDRTGTETEDVLGELEYEKVPYSSLRRTLDQRRALVMQLFQDHGFFPSAQATAAFQARYADIFPSKVCLQLKIREVRQKIMQAATPTEQPPGAEAPLPGPPPTGMAATPVPTPSPAGGPDPTSPGSDSGTAQAALPLPPPPEPGPGQPGWEEAPQPSPPPSGPSTAATGR, from the exons ATGTACTCGGCCCACAGGCCCCTGATACCCGCGTCTGGCGCGGCCTCTCGTGGCCTCGGCATGTTCG TGTGGACAAATGTGGAACCCCGTTCTGTGGCTGTGTTCCCCTGGCACTCCTTAGTGCCCTTCCTGGCACCCAGCCAGCCAGACCCCTCTGTGCAGCCCAGTGAGGCCCAGCAACCTGCCAGCCACCCTGTGGCCTCCACCCAGAGCAAAG AACCTGCTGAATCAGCTGCTGTTGCTCATGAACAGCCATCAGGAGGGACAGGGGGTGCTGACCCTGGGCGGCCCCCCGGAGCTACATGCCCTGAGAGCCCAGGGCCTGGACCTCCACTCACATTGGGTGGTGTGGAGCCTGGTAAAAGTCTGCCTCCCACCACGGAGGAGGAGGCTCCTGGCCCTCCTGGAGAGCCCCGGTTGGACAGCGAGACAGAGAGTGACCATGATGACGC CTTCCTCTCCATCATGTCTcctgagatccagctgcctctgccacctggaaAGCGCCGCACCCAGTCCCTGAGTGCCCTGCCCAAGGAACGAGATTCCTCTTCTGAGAAGGACGGACGAAGTCCTAACAAG CGGGAGAAGGACCACATCCGCCGGCCCATGAACGCTTTCATGATCTTCAGCAAGCGGCACCGGGCCCTGGTCCACCAGCGGCACCCCAACCAGGACAACCGAACTGTCAGCAAGATCTTGGGAGAGTGGTGGTATGCCCTGGGGCCCAAGGAGAAGCAGAAATACCACGATCTGGCCTTCCAG GTGAAGGAGGCCCACTTCAAGGCCCACCCAGACTGGAAGTGGTGCAACAAGGACCGGAAGAAGTCCAGCTCAGAGGCCAAGCCCGCGAGCCTGGGCCTGGCCGGAGCGCACAAGGAGACGCGGGAGCGAAGCATGTCGGAGACGGGAACTGCTGCTGCCCCTGGGG TGTCTTCTGAGCTCCTGTCCGTTGCAGCCCAGACACTCCTGAGCTCGGACACCAAGGCTCCAGGGAGTGGCCCCTGTGGAGCAGACCGGCTACACACGGTTGGGGGCCCTGGTTCAGCCAGACCCAGAGCCTTCTCCCACAGTGGGGTGCACAGTCTTGATGGTGGGGAAGTAGACAGCCAGGCACTGCAAGAGCTGACCCAG ATGGTTTCTGGCCCCACATCATACTCCGGCCCAAAGCCTTCCTCCCAGTATGGCGCTCCAGGATCTTTTGCAGCTCCTGGTGAAGGAGGTACCTTGGCTACTAGTGGGCGGCCCCCACTGTTGCCCTCCCGAGCCTCTCGTTCCCAGCGTGCAGCCAGTGAGGACATGACCAGTGATGAAGAACGCATGGTCATCTGCGAGGAGGAAGGGGATGATGATGTCATCG CTGATGACAGCTTTGGCACCACTGACATTGATCTTAAGTGCAAGGAACGGGTGACTGACAGTGAGAGTGGAGACAGCTCTGGGGAGGACCCAGAGGGCAACAAG GGCTTTGGCCGTAAGGTGTTCTCACCTGTCATCCGGTCCTCCTTTACCCATTGCCGTCCAACCCTGGATCCTGAGCCTCCAGGGCCTCCGGATCCACCTGCAGCCTTCAGCAAAGGCTATGGTCccaccccatcctcctcctctgcaccCGCTTCCACCTCCGTCTCAGTCTCCACCTCCTTTTCACTGGGCTCTGGAACCTTTAAGACCCAGGAGTCTGGTCAGGGCAGCACAGCGGTCCCACTACGGCCCCCACCTCCTGGAGCTGGGGGCCCAACAACACCTTCCAAGGCCGCTCGGTTTCTTCCTACGGATCCTGCCACCTTCAGGCGCAAGAGACCTGAAAGTGTTGGTAGCCTGGAGGGACCAGGCCCCTCAGTCATTGCAGCACCTCCCGGTGCAGGAGGAAACATTCTGCAGACACTGGTCCTGCCTCCAAGCAAGGAGGAACGGGAGGGCAGAGtgccctcagccccagccccttcACTGGCCTATGGGGCTCCAGCAGCCCCTCTGTCCCGCCCTGCTGCCACCATGGTCACCAACGTGGTGCGGCCTGTGAGCAGCACTCCTGTGCCCATTGCCTCTAAGCCCTTTCCCACCTCTGGCCGGGCTGAGGCATCTTCAAATGACTCAGGAGGTGCCAGGACTGAAATGGGCAGTGGGTCTCGGGTGCCTGGGGGCTCCCCGTTGGGTGTCAGTTTAGTGTATTCAGATAAGAAGTCAGCGGCAGCCGCCTCACCAGCTCCGCACTTGGTAGCTGGACCCCTGTTGGGCACTGTGGGGAAGGCACCTGCTACTGTCACCAACTTGCTGGTGGGCACCCCAGGATATGGGGCTCCTGCATCCCCTGCTGTTCAGTTTATTGCCCAGGGAGCCCCAGGAAGTGCGGCCCCTGCAGGCTCAGGAGCAAGTGCTGGGAGTGGCCCCAATGGGCCAGTACCCCTGGGCATTCTGCAGTCAGGTGCCCTAGGTAAGGCTGGGGGAATTACCCAGGTGCAGTACATCCTGCCCACACTGCCCCAGCAGCTGCAAGTGGCACCTTCCCCAGCACAAGCCCCTGGGACCAAGGCAGCAACTCCCAGTGGCCCTGCACCCACCACCAGCATCCGTTTCACCCTCCCTCCGGGTACCTCGACCAACGGCAAGGTCCTGGCTGCCACTGCGCCCACTGCTGGCATCCCTATCCTGCAGTCCGtaccctcagccccaccccctaaAG CCCAGTCACTTTCTCCTGTCCAGGCCACACCTTCAGGTGGCTcagcccagctgctgcctggGAAGGTGCTAGTCCCCTTGGCTGCCCCTAGCATGTCAGTTCGAGGTGGAGGGGCTGGCCAGCCACTGCCCCTGGTTAGCTCGCCTTTCTCAGTACCTGTCCAAAATGGTGCCCAGCAACCTAGCAAG ATTATCCAGCTGACTCCTGTGCCTGTGAGCACACCTAGTGGCCTGGTGCCACCCCTGAGCCCAGCCACAATGCCGGGACCCACATCACAGCCTCAGAAGGTCCTGTTGCCCTCTTCCACAAG AATCACCTATGTGCAGTCAGCAGGTGGGCACACCCTTCCTCTGGGCACCAGCCCTGCATGTAGCCAGGCTGGAACTGTGACCTCATATGGGCCCACCAGCTCTGTAGCTCTGGGCTTCACCCCATTGGGGCCCAGTGGTCCTGCCTTTGTACAGCCGCTGCTCTCAG CAGGCCAAGCTCCGTTGCTGGCTCCTGGCCAGGTGGGCGTGTCACCTGTGCCTAGcccccagctgcctcctgcctgtaCAGCCCCTGGAGGTCCTGTCATAACGGCATTTTACCCTGGCAGCCCTGCACCCACCTCAGCACCCCTAGGCCCACCTTCCCAAGTCCCGCCAAGCCTGGTCTATACTGTGGCCACCAGCACCACCCCACCTGCTGCTACCATTCTGCCCAAGGGCCCACCAGCTTCTGCCACTGCCACCCCAGCCCCAACTAGTCCTTTCCCTAGTGCTACAG GCTCCATGACCTACAGCTTAGTGGCTCCCAAGGCCCAGCGGCCCAGCCCAAAGGCCCCCCAGAAAGTAAAGGCAGCCATTGCAAGCATTCCTGTGGGGTCTTTTGAGTCGGGTAGCACTGGGCGGCCTGGACCTACATCCCGACAGTCTCTGGACTCTGGAGCATCCCGAGAGCCAGCTGCTTCAGAATCAGAGCTTGAGGGGCAGCCCACCCCCccagccctgcctcctcctccagagaACTGGCCTCCCACTGCCCGGAgcagccccccacctcccctgcctgCTGAAGATCGACCTGGCACCAAAGGCCCTGAGACT GCCAGCAAATTCCCCAGCTCATCTTCGGACTGGCGAGTTCCTGGGTTGGGCCTAGAGAGTCGTGGGGAGCCTCCCGCTCCTCCcagcccagctccagctccagccacAGGCCCTGGTGGAAGCAGCAGTGGCAACAGCGAGGGCAGTAGTGGGAGGGCAGCTGGGGACACACCTGAGCGCAAGGAAGTGACTAGTTCTGGCAAGAAGATGAAGGTGCGGCCCCCGCCCCTGAAGAAGACCTTTGACTCTGTGGACAA GGTCCTGTCAGAAGTGGACTTTGAAGAGCGGTTTGCTGAGCTCCCCGAGTTCCGACCAGAGGAGGTGCTGCCCTCACCCACCCTGCAGTCCCTGGCCACCTCACCTCGGGCCATCCTTGGTTCCTACcgcaagaagaggaagaattcCACTG ACCTGGACTCAGCGCCTGAGGACCCCACCTCGCCCAAGCGCAAGATGAGGAGACGTTCCAGCTGCAGCTCAGAGCCCAACACCCCCAAGAGTGCCAAGTGCGAGGGGGACATCTTTACCTTTGACCGCACAG GTACTGAGACGGAGGACGTGCTCGGGGAGCTGGAGTACGAGAAGGTGCCCTATTCGTCACTGCGGCGCACGCTGGACCAACGCCGGGCCCTGGTCATGCAGCTCTTTCAGGACCATGGCTTCTTCCCATCAG CCCAGGCCACAGCAGCCTTTCAGGCCCGCTATGCAGACATCTTCCCATCCAAGGTGTGTCTGCAACTGAAGATCCGAGAGGTCCGCCAGAAGATCATGCAGGCAGCCACTCCCACAGAGCAGCCCCCTGGGGCCGAGGCCCCCCTCCCTGGACCACCCCCTACTGGCATGGCTGCtacccctgtccccacccccagccctgctgGGGGCCCTGACCCCACCTCTCCAGGCTCGGACTCTGGCACTGCCCAAGCTGCCCTGCCACTGCCTCCACCCCCAGAGCCTGGGCCTGGACAGCCTGGCTGGGAGGAGGCTCCCCaaccctcacctcctccctctggCCCCTCCACAGCTGCCACAGGCAGGTGA